The Acanthochromis polyacanthus isolate Apoly-LR-REF ecotype Palm Island chromosome 17, KAUST_Apoly_ChrSc, whole genome shotgun sequence genome has a window encoding:
- the LOC127530649 gene encoding LOW QUALITY PROTEIN: CD209 antigen-like protein A (The sequence of the model RefSeq protein was modified relative to this genomic sequence to represent the inferred CDS: inserted 2 bases in 1 codon): MTPLGVDYQNIHTSTSNDQLSSMXQERDRLNASLTEMTKERDRLQALSKQKKTCPAGWKMFSCSCYLLSQESGSWNKSREDCRSKGADLVVINSDEEQTFLSTFTNKPTWIGLNDIQTEGTWMWVDGTPLTLSYWDKNEPNNKGGKHDKEDCAQLRTLHNALWNDLPCTSSLQWICEKLP, translated from the exons ATGACTCCTCTGGGTGTCGACTACCAGAATATTCATACTTCT ACCAGCAATGATCAACTTTCCTCCAT ACAAGAGAGAGACCGACTGAATGCCAGCCTCACTGAAATGACCAAAGAACGGGACAGACTTCAGGCTTTGTCCAAACAGA AGAAAACGTGTCCTGCAGGATGGAAGATGTTCAGTTGTTCCTGTTATCTCCTCTCTCAAGAGTCTGGTTCCTGGAACAAAAGCAGGGAGGACTGCAGAAGCAAAGGAGCAGATCTGGTGGTGATAAACAGCGATGAAGAACAG acGTTTCTCTCTACGTTCACCAACAAACCAACTTGGATTGGGTTGAATGACATCCAAACAGAAGGGACCTGGATGTGGGTGGATGGAACTCCTCTGACTCTGAG CTACTGGGACAAAAACGAGCCGAACAATAAAGGAGGAAAACATGATAAAGAAGACTGTGCTCAACTCAGAACTCTTCACAACGCTCTTTGGAATGATCTTCCATGTACATCGTCTCTGCAGTGG
- the LOC127530650 gene encoding nuclear pore complex protein Nup98-Nup96-like, whose protein sequence is MKTASSTTTHDYLLEFLEGLGGPEHSATIQDWDTAGRVYLDYIRVIKTLQDIQQMESAGYELERLYTDVTSLCSRIELLPCSTARDRLAQSEMAKRVANILRVVLSLQQGDASSDSLGVPLAQLAPHISRLPMPEDYTLEELRGLTQSYLRQLIVSQ, encoded by the exons ATGAAG ACTGCATCATCAACGACAACCCACGACTACCTGCTGGAGTTCCTGGAGGGTCTGGGCGGTCCTGAACACAGCGCCACCATCCAGGACTGGGACACTGCAGGGAGGGTTTACCTGGACTACATCAGGGTCATCAAGACTCTGCAGGACATCCAGCAG ATGGAGAGCGCCGGCTACGAGCTGGAGCGTCTCTACACCGACGTGACGTCTCTCTGCAGCAGAATCGAGCTGCTGCCCTGCAGCACCGCCAGAGACCGGCTCGCCCAATCAG AAATGGCGAAGCGTGTGGCGAACATCCTCCGTGTGGTTCTGAGCCTCCAGCAGGGCGACGCTTCGTCCGACTCGCTCGGCGTCCCGCTGGCTCAGCTGGCACCACACATCAGCCGCCTGCCGATGCCGGAGGACTACACCCTGGAGGAGCTGCGAGGCCTCACCCAGTCCTACCTGAGGCAGCTCATCGTCAGCCAATGA